The window CATTGGTTTTAACTTCCTGGTTATTGTAAATCCATGAGAATCGTCCGGATGGAATGAGATGTGTATCGTAACTATACAACAAACGAGGATCGTTAAGGCTGTCGAGTTTTGCCTGAAAAGCAGGAGAAGGTTTTACGTAAACGGAATTTATTTCAAAGGGGTAAACAAAGAAGCGTTGTGTTTTTGAACCTCTCCATTGATAACCCATGGAAAAATTCAGGATGGAACGGACGTAATCGGGACGGTTTTGGTAATTGAATCCGATGTTGAGATTCGTACGCGGATTGAAATAACGGGAGGTTCCTTTTGTGATAAAATTCGGCAGAAGAAATTTCTTGAAAGCAAGGTTGATCTGTGGCCCGAACTCATACGTATTGAAAGCAAAGATTTTTTTGTTCTGTGTAGGTTCGTTGAAATTCGGAAGTGCTTCGATCGCGCCTTTGATTTTTACATCAAGGACTTCAGCGTTGTGAAACAGGTTCTTGTTACGATAACCGATACTTCCTGCAATTCCCAGGTTACCACCGGTATTTGTTGCTTCCGCTTCCAGGGTGATGTCCCGCTGATCCATGGGAGTTAGCTGGATATTCACATCCAGTCGGTACGGTTCGTTTTCATTTTCACGCACAACTTCAGAAAACTGAATGTTGATGAATTTGAAAATGTTCAGATCCTGCAGACGTGTATAGGAATAATCCACGCTTGGCTGGAGATAGAGATCACCGGTTTCGAAAAAAATGGTACCCAGTAACTGGTCGTTGTGGAGGATCCGTGAAGAATCTATAGAAAGAATATAATAGCCGTGATATAAGGTTGTATCGGAAGGAATGGAATGGGATGGATCTTTTGGATTAAAATCTGTCTGGATGTAAATATTCCGTAGAGTATAGCTGTGATGATTTTCGATCAGGTGGTTACCAATCAATTCAGGATCGATATTTTCATTTACGCGGTTGATATAAAAATAAATATCTGTCTGATGATTGTTTAGAGAACTATCGACCTGGATGGTGATGTAATTTTTATTGAAGAAATAATATCCCAGATCTTTGATCGCGGTGGAGATCCTGTCTCTTTCTTTATCGATTTGATCTTCATCATAACGCTCGTTGCTGACGATGAGAGAGTTTTTTGTGAGTGAAGGAAGCAGACTGTGGAGGACAGGATCTTTTGTAGAATAATCCACATTGCGGATAAAATAAGCCCTGCCATATTTTATAGAATAATTGACTTTGGCTGTTTTGTGCTTGTAGATTACAGAATCTTTCACAGATGAATTAAAAAATCCCTGTTTGTGAACAAGAAGGTTCAATTGATTCCGTGAACGTTCGACCAGTGACGTATCAAGAATAGCGGGTTCCTCACCGATACTTTTGAGCCAGTTTTTGAATTTTGTTGGGCGGCCATGATTTCCGAGGTTATAAACGCCAAGGTGGAAACGAAAGAGTCCGAGGATTTTTCTGTTTGGCTTCTGTTTGATAAGTGTCGCGAGACGTTCTTTTTCAATCAGTCCTGTATCCGCTAGAATCACATTTTTGGTCAGCAAATACTGTCCTTCCGGAAGTTTACGAGCCGGATTGCAACCGTAGAACAGGAGCAATGAAAAAAAGATATAAAGGGCGTTCTTTTTGGAGAGCACTAGACCGGATTCTGGATGCGATTCCTGCAAAATTAATATAATTAGCCATGGTTCAGTTTATTCTTTGGATGTCTCACAAACAAGGTTTGTTAATAATTCAGACACTTTCCATTACTTAAGTTTCATGGGATGAGAGCGTTGTAAAACGCGATTGAGGCGATCCATTGGAATATAACAAGATTGAAATGAGATTCCCTTGATTCTGCCTGGCCTCGAAAGCAATAATTAATCGATCCGAGTGCCGGATTATGTGATTTTTAATTTTCTTTGCGGACCGTTTTAGTAGAATTTAGAATTTAGTTTTTAGGTATTAGGGGCATTAGCTCAGCTGGCTAGAGCGCTTGCATGGCATGCAAGAGGTCATCGGTTCGACTCCGATATGCTCCACAAGAGAGGTCCATCTGGGCCTCTTTTTTTTTGCCTGAATTAGACTATCGTTTTTGTAAAGTCTGGAGTCGGGTGTAATGGTTCAATTCAAAATCAGCAATCAGCAATCCTCAATCGGAGTTTTGGTTCAATTCAAAATCAGCAATCCTCAATCCTCAATCCTCAATCCTCAATCCTCAATCTACAATCCTCAATCAGCAATCTACAATCAGCAATCCACAATCAGCAATCCACAATCCACAATCCACAATCAAAAATCCCTGCTTTTTCTTATACTTGCATCCCCTTTCAATTCAACGAATTCTATTGTCTCAAAACAAAGCAAAATGAAAAAAGCGATCTGGTTCCTGGCAATCGGTGTGATGCTGGTTGCATGCAAAAACGAATCTGCCGAACACCAACAGCAAGTACAAAAGTATCTGGATGATTACAATGCTAAATACAAAAGCTTGTATTCAGCATCCAGTGAAGGGCAATGGTCAGTAAACACTCACATCGTTGAAGGGGATACCATGAATGCCTATACATCCAGAATCGCGGATGAGGCGATCGCGAAGTTTACAGGGAGCAAAGAAAATATCGACAGGGCAACGGAGTACATGAAATGGGAAAAGGATCTCACTCCTTTGCAGGTGAAACAGCTTAGAAAAGTATTGTATCTGGCAGCCGGGAATCCGGAGAGCGCAGAGGAGACGGTGAAAGAACTTATCAAAGCCGGTACCGCTCAAACGGAGCATTTGTACGGTTATAAATTTTTGATTGATCAGAAGGAAGTTACTCCGAATGATATTGATTCGATTCTCGCGGAGGTGAAAGACACTACTGCAAGAAGAAAAGCATGGGAATCCAGTAAAGCTATTGGCGCGACTTTGAAGCCGGGACTGATGAACCTTCGGGACTTGCGCAACAAAGTCGTTCAGGGTTTGGGTTATCCTGATTATTTCACTTATCAGGTTTCCGACTATGGCATGAAGACGGATGAGATGATGGACATGCTTCGCAAATTCAATAAGGAGCTGAATCCGCTTTACCGTGAATTGCATACATATCTTCGCTATGAACTCGCTAAGAAATATGGTGTCAAAGATGTTCCGGATTATATTCCCGCGCATTGGTTGAGCAATCGCTGGGGACAGGATTGGAGCGAGATGGTTACCGTTGAAGGCCTGAATCTCGACAGCGCTTTAAAATTGAAGGATGCCGAATGGGTCGCCAAACAAGGAGAGAAGTTTTATGTATCGCTTGGATTTCCGGAGTTGCCAAAATCATTCTGGGAAAAATCAAGTTTGTATCCCGTAGCAAAAGATGCAGGGTATAAAAAGAACACTCATGCTTCCGCATGGCACATGGATCTCGATCAGGATGTGCGTTCCCTGATGAGTATTGTTCCAAACGCGCAATGGTATGAAACCGTTCATCACGAATACGGACACATTTATTATTACCTCTCTTACAGCAATCCTGAAGTTCCTTATCTCCTGCGAGAAGGTGCGAACCGTGCCTATCATGAAGCGTTGGGAAGTATGATGGGACTTGCGGCGATGCAAAAACCTTTCGCAGCCGGACTTGGTTTGGTAGATCCGAACGCGAAAATGGATGAAACAAAACAACTGCTTAAAGATGCTTTGAACTACGTCGTTTTCATCCCCTGGAGCGCGGGAACCATGAGTACATTTGAATATGAAATGTATGCGAAAAATCTTTCACCGGATCAATGGAACAAGCGCTGGTGGGAAATCGTGAAAGAGTACCAGGGAATTGTTCCGCCAACTGAACGGGGAGAAGACTATTGTGACGCGGCGACCAAGACACACATCAATGATGACCCTGCACAATACTATGATTATGCATTGTCATTTATTCTTTTGTTCCAGGTACATGATTACATTTCAAAGAACATCCTGAAACAGGATCCGCATGAAACAAATTATTTTGGCAATAAAGAGGTTGGTAAATTTATCGGTGATATCATGAAACCGGGCAGCAGTGCCGACTGGAAAAAACTTTTGAAGGACAAAACCGGTGAGGATCTGAGTGCACGCGCGATGCTGGATTATTTCTCTCCGCTGATGGACTGGCTGAAAAAAGAAAATGCCGGCAGAAAGTACACCATGCCTGAAATGAAATAATGGTTCATCCATTAATCTGCTTGATCAACTTTAAATGAGAATTGCAATGAAATTCACAGGACTAATTCTATTTGCATTCTGTTTGTTTTTGTTTTCCTGTACCTTAGAAGTCGGTAAGGAAACAAATACACAAACAGCTGATACCGTTGCCGCGAAAGAATCTGTTAGCAACGATCAAAATAACAATGTTAACAATCCGGCAACTACTCCGGTCTCATCCGCAGTGATCGATAGTTTTGAAGTGAGAACGTTCATGAATCAGGGTGCTCCCGGTGGTTATGGTTATGATGTTTTAATGGGAGGGAAGATCTATATCCATCAGCCACATATTCCTGCTGTCGCAGGAAACAATGGATTTCCCAGTGCGGAATCCGCTTTGAAGACAGGAACATTTATTGTCACCAAAATCCGGAAAAATATCATGCCGCCAAGTGTTACAAAGGACGAGCTGGATAGCCTTGGTGTGTTGTGAGAAATGAATAATCTATTTCATCCATTTCTTCCACCAGTACTGAAAAACAAGAAGTGCCCAGATTTTTGCATGGGCGTCACCCGGATTGAGACTGAAAAGTTTTGTTTTTAGATTTTCTATTTCAGTATAATTAAACAATGCCTGCTCTTCAATGAAAGACTGTGAGAGCAGATCATCTTCAATGAGCGATTTTAATTCGTTGCGGAACCATTTCAGCAATGGAACTTCAAACCCTTTTTTCTTGCGTGTATAGAGTTCAGGCGGAAGATCATTTCTGAATGCATCACGAATAATTTTCTTTCTCCCGTTAGCATCAATTTTTGAAGTAATGGGAAGCGTGAAAGCGAAATCCACAACGGTATAATCCAGGAAAGGCACACGAACTTCCAGGGAATTGGCCATAGACATCATGTCCACTTTTGTTAGCATGTCATTTACCAACACAAGGTGCATATCAGTATAAAGTACATCCTGGATATCGGAAGTTTTTCCGATGTATTTCAGAATTTCCTTTTTTCGTGATTTGTATTCATTGGAGAGTGTTCCTGATCGCATGAGATTACTGACTTCTTCTTCGTTTTCAAATGCGGCCCATCTCCAGTAGCGTTCTGCTGTACTAAGGTTTAAGCCTTCCGCCATGCGGTTGGCGCGTCGAAAGAGGTCAGTACTTTTTGAATTTCTGGATTGAGGCAGAAGTTTCAGCAAAGAAGAAGTACTGCGGAGGAGTGTATTGGTTAATCCGCCTGCTCTTGCCCTGCGTTCCGCTTCGTGTTTGTTGTAGCCTCCGAATAATTCGTCCGCTCCATCACCGCTGAGAGCGACAGTAACATGCTTTCGCGTTTCTTTGCTGAGTATATAAACATTCAGCGCGGAGCTGTCGGCAAAGGGTTCATCGATATAATCGAGTGCATCGTAGAGATGCTGGAACAGATCGTCGTTGCTGAGTTTGAAAACGGTGTGATCTGTATTGCATTTTTTGGCGACAAGATTCGCGTATTCAGTTTCATCAAACATTGGTTCATCCCGGAAACCGATGGAGAAAGTGCGAAGATGATTTGTGTGTTTCGCAGCCAGGGAAACGATGATAGAGGAGTCAATCCCTCCACTGAGAAAAGCGCCAAGCGGAACATCCGAAATCATCCGGCGCTTCACGGATTCGTCCATCAGCTGACGCAGGCGTTGTTCCTGTTGAGAATAACTCAAAGATGCAGAAATTGCAAGTGTTGATTCATCCGGAAACGGAATTTTGTAGTAGCACTGTTGTCTGGTTTTTTCAGGATGCCGGATGTTGAGGTGAATGAAATGTCCGGGTTCCAGTTTGTAGACACCTTTGAAAATGGAAGCCGGACCGGCGATATAATTCAGCTGAAAATAAATCAGCATGGAAGCCTCATCAAGTTCTTTTGGAATCCCGAGCGACATGAGAGCTTTCATTTCACTGGCGAAAACGAACCTGTTTGCATCCCGGAAATAGAGGAGAGGTTTGATTCCCATCCTGTCTCGTGCGATGAAAACAGTTTCTTCCTCTTTATCATAGATGGCGAAAGCAAAAAATCCATTCACTCTTTCCAGACAGCGTTCACCTTCGAGGATGTAGAGGTGGAGCAATACTTCCGTATCACTTTCAGAACGCAATTGAATGCCTTTTGAAATCAGGAAATCGCGATGTTCTCTGAAGTTGAAAAACTCACCATTAAAAACAATTGTATAACGTCCGGTAAGATCTGACATAGGTTGCAAAGCCGCAGCCGAAGTGTCGATGATGGAGAGCCTGTTGTGTCCGAGTGCAACATTTTTATCTGTATAGACACCGTTGGAATCAGGTCCCCGTTTGGCTAAACAAGCCACCGCATCATGGATTTTCGGCAGGGAGGATTTCCCCTGCTCATTGAATGCGATTACTCCGCTAATGCCACACATAGTTTCAGATTTCAATGTAAAAATGTGAATTTCAAACCAAGTGCAGAAATTTTGAAGCCTTTATTTCTGTTTTTGTGGTTATTGTTATTTTTTCTAATATTGAATGCTGCGAAATTCAAACAATTTAATTGGCAAATCAGCTTTTCTGATTTTGCCCGAAAATCACACTCAAAACTCACACTCAAAACTGAACTAAAATGGGCTTCTTAAAAGAATTTAAAGAATTCATCAACAAAGGAAATGTTGTAGACTTAGCTGTCGGTGTTGTCATTGGTGGTGCTTTTGGAAAAATCGTATCATCACTTGTGGATGATATCGTTTCTCCAGTCATCGGATTGATCATTGGTCAAACCGATTTTGGCGCATGGAAACTAACAATGAAAGCCGGGTCCATGGGTGCTGATGGTAAGGAAATTCCACCTGTAACCATGAATGTAGGATCTTTTTTCGAAGCGATGATTGATTTCGTCATTATTGCTTTCGTTATTTTCATGATCGTAAAAGCCGTCAACAGAATGAAGCGCAAAGAAGCAGAAGCGCCTTCCGCACCGCCTGCACCGACGAAAGATCAGGTGTTATTGACGGAGATCAGGGATTTGTTGAAGAAGTAGACGGGGGTTAAAATGTGGTTAGGGAATTGATAGTGTGCTGGGTACTTGATATAGGTATTAAGTATAAAGTATAAAGTATAAGGTATTGCCTACGCGCTATACCTTATACCTTATACCTTATACCTAAAACTGCTCCAAATACTCTATCCTCTTTTCAATCGGAGGATGGGTTGAGAAGAGATTGTCCCATGAAGCACGGTGATGAGAGGGAGTAGGATTGTTGATGAAAAGCTGTGCTACATCACGGTTCTGAACGGCTTCAATGAAGGGGTCCACGGAAATTTTCTTGAGCGCGGATGCGAGGGCCTGAGGATTTTTTGTCATCTCCGCGGCTCCTGCATCAGCCATGTATTCACGACTCCGGGAAATTCCGAAACGCATGAGCATGGAGATAAAATAGGCCAATGCTGTTACCACAATAGCAACAAGGATGATAAGTCCGCCTCCTTTTTCGGATTTTCTTCCTGTGAATCGAATACTTCTGAGGGCCATTTCCGCCAGAAAAGAAAACACTCCTACGAAAATGATGGAGATGATCAGCATACGTGTATCACGGTTACGGATATGTGAGAGTTCGTGTGCAACGACACCTTCAAGTTCAGCATCCTCAAGCTTATTGATGAGGCCGCGGGAAAAAGTAACGGAATAAGAACTGTCGTTGATTCCACTTGCAAATGCATTGAGTGAATCATCATCGATGATATAAATAGCGGGCATTTTCATCCCGTTCGCGATGCACAGATTTTCGACGATGTTGTAAACTCTTTTGTTTTCGGTTCTTTCCAACGCTTTAGCACCGGTAGCCCATTGGATCAACGTTGTGTTGAGACCCCAGGCGATAAGAAACCAGATTCCAACACCAATCAGAATAAATGGCGCGACTTGCGTAAAGAAATTTATTTGAACTTCATTTTTTTGATCAATGAATAGAAAAATAGTCCAGAACATTGCCAGCAGCAGCACCGGAAAAAGGATCAGTAAAATAATAGAATTTCTGTTGTTCCGGATTTTCTGATTTTGAATACCGGTGTATTCTATCATGATGTAAAATTAATTTTTGGAGGCTCGTCGAGTTGTGTGCGTTTATCGGTGCCCAGATCGAACATCGTTTGTCTTGAAAACCCAAACTGTTTCGCGATCATATTGCCGGGGAAAGATTCAATTGCAGTATTGAGTTCTTTTGTCGCACCATTAAAGAATCTTCTGGTTGCTGCCAGTTTATTTTCAATATCGGCGATCTCTTCCTGTAACTGCATGAAATTCTGATTCGCTTTCAAATCAGGATAAGCTTCCACCTGAACTTTCAAACCCTGAAGAGCAGCGGTGAGCTGGTTATCCGCTTTTATCTTTTCATCAATGGAAGATGCACTCATTACTGCCGAACGGGCCTCTGTAATTTTTGTGAGCACATTCTTTTCATGAAAGGAATAACCTTTCACAGTTTCCACCAATTGCGGAATCAGATCGTTTCTTTGTTTCAACTGAACATCAATATCCGCAAATGCATTTTCACGGGTATTTCTGAGAAGAACAAGTTTGTTATAAACACTGATTACCCAGAATACTATCAGAAGGAGGATGACAACGATCGCGATAAGCATGGCGAAGGATTTTTAATTGTAGATTTTAGATTTTAGATTGAAGATTTCAACCTGCCGCTTGGGATCCGAAAGATTTAACCTTCAACCTCGAACTTTAAATATGAATCACTTCACCATAAGCATCGGCAACAGCCTCCATTACAGCTTCGCTCATGGTTGGATGCGGGTGAATGGATTTGATGATTTCGTGTCCGGTTGTTTCCAGCTTGCGTGCGACTACAACTTCAGCGATCAGTTCGGTGACATTAGCACCGATCATGTGGGCGCCGAGGAACTCTCCGTACTTCGCGTCAAAAATTACTTTTACAAATCCTTCTGAGTTTCCACCTGCTTTTGCTTTTCCGGAAGCGGTGAATGGGAATTTACCGACTTTGATTTCAAAACCAGCGTCACGCGCGGCTTTTTCAGTGTAGCCAACAGAAGAAATTTCCGGCTGACAATAGGTACAACCCGGAACGTTTTTGTAATCGATCGGATCCACGTGCATTCCTGCAATCTTTTCGATACAGGTGATCGCTTCGTGTGAAGCGACGTGGGCGAGGGCAGGAGTATTGATCACATCACCGAAGGCATAATAACCCGGCATGTTGGTTTGATACCATTCGTTGACAACGATTTTTCCTTTGTCGGTGATAATACCCACATCTTCAAGACCGAGATTTTCGATATTCGAAGTGATTCCCACTGCGGACAATACGACATCGCATTCCAGGATTTCTTCACCTTTTTTCGTTTTCACTTTTACCTTACAACCACTACCGCTTGTATCAACAGATTCAACAGTGGATTCGAGCATGATCTCGATACCGGATTTTTTAAAGGAACGGGCGAGTTGTTTGGATACATCTTCATCTTCAATCGGAACAACATTCGGCATGAATTCCACGATGGTAACTTTTGTTCCCAGTGAATGATAGAAATAAGCGAATTCTACTCCAATTGCTCCCGAACCGACAACCACCATTGATTTTGGTTGCTTGTCAAGCACCATGGCTTCACGGTATCCGATGATTTTTTTACCATCCTGTTTCAGATTCGGTAACTCACGGGAACGTGCACCTGTTGCGATCAGAATATGTTTAGCATCATATAAAGTTGACTTGCCATCCGCTCCGGTAACTTCAACTTTTTTACCTGCTTTAATTTTGGCAGTACCTGAAATAACATCAATTTTATTTTTTTTCATGAGGAACTGAACGCCCTTACTCATCGCGTCAGCTACACCACGTGAACGTTTCACGATAGCGGGAAAATCAGCTTCAACACCACTTGCTTTTACACCGTAATCCTGAGCATGCAAAAGATATTCAAAAACCTGCGCGCTTTTCAACAGAGCTTTCGTCGGAATACAGCCCCAATTCAGGCAAACACCGCCAAGTTCAGCTTTTTCAATCACTGCAGTTTTCATACCCAGTTGGGAAGCACGAATTGCCGCTACATAGCCACCCGGTCCGCTTCCAATCACGATTACATCGTAGTTCATCTTTTAAAATTTTTTAGGTCAGCGAAGATAAAGATAGTTTAGCAAATTTTGGGGTTAATTACATTGCATTCATGCACAGTAATTTGTTTGGAATTCCCTGAACAAATCGTGCAAATAAGAAAGCACTAGTTGTCTAATGATCAGATTTTCAGTTAAGTATAAATAATGACATTATTCTTTTCAATTTTAAAAGGAGGATCATTCACTGTTATTTTTTGAAAATTACTTTGCAATTAGAATACTGATTCCAGAGGGGATTTTCCGCTTTTTTTATTCCTGTTTGTAATTATTCTTTTAAAAATTTAAAAACAGATGAAATCATCGGATATTCGCAGTTCGTTTCGACGAAAGGATTTTCATACTAAATGTCTATGCGTTACAAAGTTTCAGCACCACATCCGGTCAATCATCTGATTGAAATTGAAATGACCGTTGATCGTCTCACTTCTTCCGAATTGACTCTTCAATTACCTTCCTGGAGACCCGGAAGATATGAACTGGGGAATTTTGCAAAAAATATTCAGCGCTGGAATGCATTTGATGAAAAAGGTTCGCCTTTGCCTTACCGGAAGAAAGGAAAAGATACATGGCAGGTAGATGTGAATGAAGCGAAATCCGTTGTCATCCGGTATAACTACCATGCTGCGCAACTGGATGCGGGTGCCTGCTGGCTGGATGAACAACAGTTGTACATGAATCCGGTGCATTGTATGTTGTTCGTTCCTGAAAGATTGCATGAATCCTGCGAAGTGTCCTTCGATTTGCCGATGTCCTACAAACTCGCCACATCGATGGAGAAAATTTCTGATCATGTGTTGAGAGCTCAGGATTATCACGAGTTGGTCGACAGTCCGGTAATTGCAAGCCCATCTTTACAACACAAAGCCTTCACCTCCGGAAGTACAATTTTTAATATCTGGTTTCAGGGCGATTGCAAACCTGACTGGAGCAGAGTTGTAGAAGATTTCAAGAAATTCTCCGAGGAACAAATTCGCACCATGGTCGATTTTCCTGTAAACGAATATCATTTCCTCGTGCAGGTTCTTCCTTTCCGGTATTATCATGGCGTGGAACATCTGAAATCTACTGTACTTGCTCTGGGTCCGGGTGCAAACCTCATGGATCCATCCTTGTATGTGGATTTTGTTGGTGTTGCTTCGCATGAATTATTTCATTCCTGGAACATCAAAACCATTCGCCCGGCGGAAATGCTTCCATATGATTACACAAAAGAAAATTATTCCCGACTTGGATTTGTTTATGAAGGTGTCACCACTTATTACGGTGATTTATTTCTTGAACGAGCGGGTGTGTATACTGTAAAACAGTTTTTCGCGGAGATCAATGCCCGTTTGCAAAAGCATTTTGACAATTATGGACGATTCAATCTGAGTGTCGCGGATTCATCTTTTGATACGTGGCTCGATGGTTATGGTCCCGGTATTCCTAACAGGAAAACTTCTATTTACGACGAAGGATGCCTTGTAGCCATGATGACAGATTTGATTATTCGCAGTAAATCCAAGGGGCAAGAATCACTCGATGAAGTAATGCGCACCTTGTATCGTGATTTTGGAAAAAGAAAAATCGGTTATACCGAACACGATTATCTTTCCATCATCGAAAAACTGGCGGGTGAATCCATGGCGGACTTTTTTATTGATTATATCTACGGCACTGAAAATTATGAGCCTCTGCTGAGTGAATTGCTGGGACTTGCAGGTTGTTTGCTTTCAAAAAAACCTTCCTCTGTCGAATCGGAACGTTATTTTGGTTTCAAAATAAACCAATCGGAAGGCAAAACTTTTGTGAAGCAGTTAGCTCCCGGCTCTCCGGCCGATCTTGCAGGTCTTGGTAAGGAGGAGGAAATTATCAGTGTGAATGAAATGAAAGTCACAGATAATCTTCAGGAACTTTTACGCATGTTTAGCGGAGAGAAAATTATTCTCACCACGTATACTCCTGTTCAGAAAATGAAAGACATTAGTATCAGTGCCGGTAAAGAGGAGTATTTTTCTCAGTACAGTATTCTGCAAAAGGAAAAAGCAAGCCCTGACGAACAACGCCTGTTCAAAGCCTGGCTGAAGCATGATTTTTACCCTGTTGGATAAAAATCA of the Bacteroidota bacterium genome contains:
- a CDS encoding M61 family metallopeptidase, giving the protein MRYKVSAPHPVNHLIEIEMTVDRLTSSELTLQLPSWRPGRYELGNFAKNIQRWNAFDEKGSPLPYRKKGKDTWQVDVNEAKSVVIRYNYHAAQLDAGACWLDEQQLYMNPVHCMLFVPERLHESCEVSFDLPMSYKLATSMEKISDHVLRAQDYHELVDSPVIASPSLQHKAFTSGSTIFNIWFQGDCKPDWSRVVEDFKKFSEEQIRTMVDFPVNEYHFLVQVLPFRYYHGVEHLKSTVLALGPGANLMDPSLYVDFVGVASHELFHSWNIKTIRPAEMLPYDYTKENYSRLGFVYEGVTTYYGDLFLERAGVYTVKQFFAEINARLQKHFDNYGRFNLSVADSSFDTWLDGYGPGIPNRKTSIYDEGCLVAMMTDLIIRSKSKGQESLDEVMRTLYRDFGKRKIGYTEHDYLSIIEKLAGESMADFFIDYIYGTENYEPLLSELLGLAGCLLSKKPSSVESERYFGFKINQSEGKTFVKQLAPGSPADLAGLGKEEEIISVNEMKVTDNLQELLRMFSGEKIILTTYTPVQKMKDISISAGKEEYFSQYSILQKEKASPDEQRLFKAWLKHDFYPVG